A segment of the Streptomyces pactum genome:
GCCGTGCTTGCGGAGCATCTCGGTGATGGTCAGCACGAGGTCGGTGGCGGTGGTGCCGGGGGTCAGCTCGCCGGTCAGCTTGAAGCCGACGACGCGCGGGATGAGCATGGAGACCGGCTGGCCGAGCATCGCGGCCTCGGCCTCGATGCCGCCGACGCCCCAGCCCAGGACGCCGAGGCCGTTGACCATGGTGGTGTGCGAGTCGGTGCCGACCAGGGTGTCCGGGTAGGCCTTGCCGTCACGGGTCATGACGACGCGGGCCAGGTGCTCGATGTTCACCTGGTGGACGATGCCGGTGCCGGGCGGGACGACCTTGAACTCGTCGAAGGCGGTCTGGCCCCAGCGCAGGAACTGGTAGCGCTCCTTGTTGCGGCCGTACTCCAGGTCGACGTTCTGCTTGAAGGCGTCGTTGGTGCCGAACTTGTCGGCGATGACGGAGTGGTCGATGACCAGCTCGGCCGGTGCCAGCGGGTTGATCTTCGCCGCGTCACCGCCGAGCTCCTTGACGGCCTCGCGCATGGTGGCGAGGTCGACGACGCAGGGCACTCCCGTGAAGTCCTGCATGATCACGCGGGCCGGCGTGAACTGGATCTCCTGCGACGGCTGGGCCTGCGAGTCCCAGCCGCCGAGGGCGCGGATGTGGTCGGCGGTGATGTTCGCGCCGTCCTCGGTGCGGAGCAGGTTCTCCAGCAGCACCTTCAGGCTGTAGGGAAGGCGCGCGGAGCCCTCGACCTTGTCCAGCCGGAAGATCTCGTACGACTCGTCGCCCACCTGCAGTGTGCTGCGGGCGTCGAAGCTGTTCGCCGACACGACAGTCTCCTTCATTTATGTGCGCGTACCACCGCATCCTGCCGCCACGCCGCCCTGGCCGATCCGCTAAGGTAGGGCTAAGTTAGGTAACCCTTACCCCCAGACCCGATAGCGGCGTGCGACTGCGGTGCGCCTCGGCAGATATCTCGATGTCGAGATAACTCTAGTACATGGGGGCGCGCCGGTCATGCCCGGGCGCGGTGTGGCGTGCACCCCACCCCGGACCATCCAGGACCGCCCCGGACCCGTCCGGAACCCGTCCGGGACTCCTCCCGGGTGACCCGCGCGGCCATCAGTACGCGGAACGGGGGTATCCGACTTGCGCCGGGAACACCCGGCGCGACTCGGAAGGAGGCACGATGCCCCTCACGTTCCGCAAGAGCTTCCGGATCCTCCCCGGAGTACGACTGAACATCAACAAACGTTCCTGGTCCATCACGACCGGCGGCCGAAACGGCCCGCGCCACACCCGCAGCAGCACGGGACGTCGTACGACATCGATGGATTTGCCCGGACCTTTCGGATGGCGGCGCACCCGCTCGACCAGGCATCATTGAGGCGGCATTGACGGCCCGTCACTCGGGCGGACCCCCCGGAAGGCGCCATCTCATATCTGAGATAGCCTCAACCACATGGCAGACGACTACCTCGTACGCATCGGCAGGCTCATCCGTGACGCCCGGCAGCACCGTGGCTGGACGCAGTCACAGCTCGCGGAGGCGCTCGGCACCAGTCAGAGCGCCGTCAACCGCATCGAGCGCGGCAACCAGAACATCAGCCTTGAGATGATCGCCCGCATCGGCGAAGCGCTGGACAGCGAGATCGTCTCGCTCGGCTACTCGGGTCCGATGCACCTGCGTGTGGTCGGCGGCCGGCGCCTCTCCGGCGCCATCGACGTCAAGACCAGCAAGAACGCCTGCGTGGCCCTGCTGTGCGCCTCACTGCTCAACAAGGGGCGCACGGTGCTGCGCCGGGTCGCCCGCATCGAGGAGGTCTACCGCCTCCTGGAGGTGCTGCACTCCATCGGCGTACGCACCCGCTGGATCAACGACGGCACCGACCTGGAGATCGTGCCGCCGGCCGAGCTGGACATGGAGGCCATCGACGCCGAGGCCGCCGTCCGCACCCGCTCGATCATCATGTTCCTCGGCCCGCTGCTGCACCGCATGGACCGCTTCCGGCTGCCCTACGCCGGCGGCTGCGACCTCGGCACCCGGACCATCGAGCCGCACATGATCGCGCTGCGCCGCTTCGGCCTGGACGTCGCCGCCACCGAGGGCCACTACCACGCGGTGGTCGACCGTCAGGTGCGCCCGGACCGCCCGATCGTGCTGACCGAGCGGGGCGACACGGTCACCGAGAACGCGCTCCTCGCGGCCGCCCGGCACGACGGCGTCACCGTCATCCGCAACGCCTCCTCCAACTACATGGTCCAGGACCTCTGCTTCTTCCTGGAGGCCCTGGGCGTGCGAGTGGAGGGCATCGGCACCACCACCCTCACCGTGCACGGCATGCCGGTCATCGACGCCGACGTGGACTACTCCCCCTCCGAGGACCCGGTCGAGGCGATGAGCCTGCTGGCCGCGGCCGTGGTGACGGAGTCGGAGCTGACGGTGCGTCGCGTCCCCATCGAGTTCCTGGAGATCGAGCTGGCGGTCCTGGAGGAGATGGGCCTCGACCACGACCGCACGCCCGAGTACTGCGCCGACAACGGCCGCACCCGCCTGGTGGACCTGACCGTGCGCCCCTCCAAACTCGAAGCGCCGATCGACAAGATCCACCCCATGCCCTTCCCGGGCCTGAACATCGACAACGTCCCCTTCTTCGCGGCCATCGCCGCCTCCGCCCAGGGCCAGACCCTCATCCACGACTGGGTCTACGACAACCGCGCCATCTACCTGACCGACCTCAACCGCCTCGGCGGCCGCCTCCAGTTGCTGGACCCCCACCGCGTCCTGGTCGAGGGCCCCACCCGCTGGCGCGCCGCCGAGATGATGTGCCCGCCGGCCCTGCGCCCCGCCGTGGTGGTCCTGCTGGCGATGATGGCGGCCGAGGGCACGTCCGTCCTGCGCAACGTCTACGTCATCAACCGCGGGTACGAGGACCTGGCGGAGCGGCTGAACTCGATCGGGGCGCAGATCGAGATCTTCCGGGACATCTGAAAGTTCTAGGAAAAGGTAGCGCGAATCCTCTCCTGACCTGCACGTATGCAAGCCAGGAGGGGACTCGGCTCCATCTGTGGGACTTCTCTGGGACTTTTTGGGTCGGACCGAGGAAATGCGGACGCGGTCGCCGAGGATCTCGCGCTGTACGGGAGAAGTTCTTACGGCGTCTGCCGGAGGAGCGGGACGAGTTGCACGGCCCGCCCCAGGGAACTACCGAGTTGCCATTGGCACAGGGCCTGGTCGGGGATGACCTGTACAAATTGGGCAAGCCGCGCCCCAGCGTATGGGCCTGCTACCGCACCACCCTGGACGAGGGGCCGCACGACGATCCGCCCCGCTACCTCAACCAGGACCTGCTCCTCGAGCTGAGGCCAGCGCTGCGCACCCTCGTCGGCCGCAGCCGTGCGTCGTATGGGAAGAGGCCTTCCCGTAGCTCCCCTCCCGCGCCCGGGCGGCTGCATGATGGCCATGCCGGGCTGCACACGCGGCTCCGGCGGATGTGATCGCGCTCGGCTCCCCGTATCCCCAAGTCCTCACAGGTGGCACGCCGTGCGGCCACACCACCTCGTAAATCGCCCTCCCAGTCATCGGACGAAAGACATGGGCATATTTGGCGACTAGCCCCCACTCACGACTGTCCGGAACACGCGCACATGCACCGCATCTCAACGGCGAGTAGCCCGCCTCGCGCCTCTCACAACGGTTACGAATCCCCCCAAGCACGGACGAGAGCACTTCCGTCAAGAAGAATTCCTCGTACCTGCCGGAGCAGAATGCGCATCACGCACAGCGCCAAGACGGCCCCGCACC
Coding sequences within it:
- a CDS encoding DUF4236 domain-containing protein, translated to MPLTFRKSFRILPGVRLNINKRSWSITTGGRNGPRHTRSSTGRRTTSMDLPGPFGWRRTRSTRHH
- a CDS encoding helix-turn-helix domain-containing protein, with amino-acid sequence MADDYLVRIGRLIRDARQHRGWTQSQLAEALGTSQSAVNRIERGNQNISLEMIARIGEALDSEIVSLGYSGPMHLRVVGGRRLSGAIDVKTSKNACVALLCASLLNKGRTVLRRVARIEEVYRLLEVLHSIGVRTRWINDGTDLEIVPPAELDMEAIDAEAAVRTRSIIMFLGPLLHRMDRFRLPYAGGCDLGTRTIEPHMIALRRFGLDVAATEGHYHAVVDRQVRPDRPIVLTERGDTVTENALLAAARHDGVTVIRNASSNYMVQDLCFFLEALGVRVEGIGTTTLTVHGMPVIDADVDYSPSEDPVEAMSLLAAAVVTESELTVRRVPIEFLEIELAVLEEMGLDHDRTPEYCADNGRTRLVDLTVRPSKLEAPIDKIHPMPFPGLNIDNVPFFAAIAASAQGQTLIHDWVYDNRAIYLTDLNRLGGRLQLLDPHRVLVEGPTRWRAAEMMCPPALRPAVVVLLAMMAAEGTSVLRNVYVINRGYEDLAERLNSIGAQIEIFRDI